From Salinibacterium sp. ZJ450, one genomic window encodes:
- a CDS encoding DNA repair helicase XPB has translation MTDGPLIVQSDRTVLLEVAHPLASDARHDLAIFAELERAPEHIHSYRITRLGLWNARAAGHTAEDMLATLEKYSKFPIPQSVSVDIGETVGRYGRLVIERDPDGVLTLTATDAAVLSEITRAKKIASLLFEKRGPHTYVLQPWARGEVKQELLKLGWPAEDLAGYTPGTPHEITLDESEWSLRGYQQKAVDNFFDHGSGVVVLPCGAGKTLVGLGAMATAKTTTLILVTNTVSARQWRAELLKRTTLTEDEVGEYSGQLKEIKPVTIATYQILTAKRKGEYAHLALLDALDWGLVVYDEVHLLPAPVFKLTAELQARRRLGLTATLVREDGREGDVFSLIGPKRFDAPWKEIEAQGYISPASCYEVRIDLPQQERLEYAASADDARYRLAATAPAKLEVVKQLVAKHAGERILVIGQYLDQIEELSQALDAPQLTGSTPVPERERLFQEFREGTLTVLVVSKVANFSVDLPEATVAIQVSGSFGSRQEEAQRLGRLLRPKESGLPAHFYTLVARDTVDQDFAQNRQRFLAEQGYSYEILDAHALAAVA, from the coding sequence ATGACTGACGGCCCACTGATCGTGCAAAGCGACCGCACCGTTCTGCTCGAGGTCGCGCATCCGCTGGCCAGCGACGCCCGCCATGATCTCGCCATCTTCGCCGAGTTGGAACGCGCGCCGGAGCACATCCACAGCTACCGGATCACCAGGCTTGGCCTGTGGAACGCCCGCGCCGCCGGACACACCGCCGAAGACATGCTGGCCACCCTTGAGAAGTACAGCAAGTTCCCGATTCCGCAGAGTGTCAGTGTCGACATCGGCGAGACGGTGGGCCGCTACGGCCGCCTGGTGATCGAGCGCGACCCCGACGGCGTGCTGACCCTGACGGCGACGGATGCCGCGGTGCTCAGCGAGATCACCCGGGCCAAGAAGATCGCCTCGCTGCTGTTCGAAAAGCGCGGCCCGCACACCTACGTGCTGCAGCCGTGGGCGCGCGGCGAGGTGAAGCAGGAGCTGCTGAAGCTCGGCTGGCCCGCCGAGGACCTGGCCGGCTACACCCCGGGAACCCCGCACGAGATCACCCTCGACGAGTCGGAATGGTCGCTGCGCGGCTACCAGCAGAAAGCCGTGGACAACTTCTTCGACCACGGCTCAGGCGTGGTCGTACTGCCCTGCGGCGCGGGCAAGACCCTGGTCGGGCTCGGCGCGATGGCCACCGCGAAGACCACGACGCTGATCCTGGTGACGAACACCGTCTCGGCCCGGCAGTGGCGCGCGGAACTGTTGAAACGCACTACCCTCACCGAGGATGAGGTGGGCGAGTACTCCGGGCAGCTCAAGGAGATCAAGCCGGTCACCATCGCGACCTACCAGATCCTCACCGCGAAGCGGAAGGGCGAGTACGCCCACCTGGCGCTGCTCGACGCGTTGGACTGGGGACTCGTGGTCTACGACGAGGTGCACCTGCTGCCGGCTCCGGTGTTCAAGCTCACCGCAGAACTGCAGGCGCGCCGCCGGCTCGGGCTCACCGCCACGCTGGTGCGCGAGGACGGCCGCGAGGGCGACGTGTTCAGCCTGATCGGGCCGAAGCGGTTCGATGCGCCGTGGAAGGAGATCGAAGCGCAGGGCTACATCTCCCCCGCCTCGTGCTACGAGGTGCGCATCGACCTGCCGCAGCAGGAACGGCTGGAGTACGCGGCATCCGCTGACGACGCCCGTTACCGGCTGGCCGCCACCGCGCCCGCCAAGCTCGAGGTCGTCAAGCAGCTGGTCGCCAAGCACGCCGGCGAGCGCATTCTGGTGATCGGGCAGTACCTCGACCAGATCGAGGAACTCAGTCAGGCGCTGGATGCCCCGCAGCTGACCGGCAGCACGCCGGTACCCGAGCGGGAACGGCTCTTCCAGGAGTTCCGGGAAGGCACCCTCACGGTGCTCGTGGTGTCGAAGGTCGCGAACTTCTCGGTCGACCTGCCCGAGGCCACCGTCGCGATCCAGGTGTCCGGTTCGTTCGGCTCACGGCAAGAAGAGGCGCAGCGCCTCGGCCGGCTGCTGCGACCGAAGGAGAGCGGCCTGCCCGCGCACTTTTACACCCTTGTCGCCCGCGACACCGTCGACCAGGACTTCGCCCAGAACCGGCAACGGTTCCTGGCCGAGCAGGGCTACAGCTACGAGATCCTCGACGCGCACGCCCTGGCGGCGGTGGCGTAG
- a CDS encoding GNAT family N-acetyltransferase, which produces MLEPALIIRPTTDTDWREVRALRLEMLQDTPEAFGETFAAASAHPESEWRMRAARGMSATGASLVAIYQGEWAGTMGVFLPEDEDPMLVGVYVTPRFRGPQFGVADALLAGIEEWASTRGSTLTLHVHEVNARAQAYYRKRGFRVTGRTFPYALNARERELEMQKPL; this is translated from the coding sequence ATGCTTGAGCCTGCCCTCATCATCCGACCGACCACCGACACCGACTGGCGCGAGGTGCGTGCCCTGCGGCTGGAGATGCTGCAGGACACGCCGGAGGCGTTTGGCGAGACCTTCGCCGCGGCATCCGCTCACCCGGAATCGGAATGGCGGATGCGGGCAGCCCGCGGCATGAGCGCGACCGGCGCCAGCCTGGTGGCGATCTACCAGGGGGAGTGGGCAGGGACCATGGGAGTGTTCCTGCCCGAGGATGAGGACCCGATGCTGGTCGGCGTGTACGTGACCCCGCGCTTTCGCGGCCCGCAGTTCGGCGTCGCCGACGCGCTGCTGGCCGGCATCGAGGAGTGGGCGAGCACCCGCGGCAGCACGCTGACCCTGCACGTACATGAGGTCAACGCGCGCGCCCAGGCGTACTACCGCAAGCGCGGGTTCCGGGTCACCGGGCGCACCTTCCCGTACGCGCTGAACGCCCGCGAGCGCGAACTGGAGATGCAGAAGCCGCTGTAA
- a CDS encoding pyrimidine reductase family protein, with protein MTDEVLRLGAMFAATDDEITDWYTVPRRADRWLRVNFIASLDGAATHDGRSAGLGTPADKRVFGLLRRLADVILIGAGTVRAEGYGGQLLDDAGRAWREERGLPPHPVVAVVSARLDLDPDSPLFSAAPVRPLVLTTRQAPPERRAALAEVSDVLDSGGTAVDTRLMRELLAERGLRQVHCEGGPHLLGTLIEEGTVDELCLTLSPRLEGGTARRITDGGRVTPTGMTLAHVLTGDDGTLLLRYVRAQTVS; from the coding sequence ATGACGGATGAGGTGCTCCGGCTCGGCGCGATGTTCGCCGCCACCGACGATGAGATCACCGACTGGTACACCGTTCCGCGCCGCGCGGACCGGTGGCTGCGGGTGAACTTCATCGCCAGCCTCGACGGTGCCGCCACCCACGACGGCCGCTCTGCGGGCCTCGGCACCCCGGCAGACAAGCGGGTCTTCGGCCTGCTGCGCCGGCTGGCCGACGTGATCCTGATCGGCGCCGGCACCGTTCGCGCCGAAGGATACGGCGGACAGCTGCTGGATGACGCGGGGCGGGCGTGGCGCGAAGAGCGCGGGCTTCCGCCGCATCCGGTGGTCGCCGTCGTGTCGGCCAGGCTCGACCTCGACCCAGACAGCCCGCTGTTCTCCGCGGCCCCGGTGCGACCGCTGGTGCTCACCACTCGGCAGGCCCCGCCCGAGCGTCGCGCCGCGCTCGCCGAGGTCAGCGACGTGTTGGACAGCGGCGGAACCGCGGTCGACACCCGGTTGATGCGCGAGCTGCTGGCCGAGCGGGGACTGCGGCAGGTGCACTGCGAGGGCGGCCCGCACCTGCTCGGCACCCTGATTGAGGAGGGCACGGTCGACGAGCTGTGCCTCACTCTCAGCCCACGCCTCGAGGGCGGAACGGCGCGGCGCATCACCGACGGCGGCCGCGTCACCCCGACCGGGATGACGCTCGCCCACGTGCTCACCGGCGATGACGGCACGCTGCTGCTGCGCTACGTGCGCGCCCAGACCGTCTCGTAG
- the folP gene encoding dihydropteroate synthase — protein MTIGTLSTVGAPPGGFRHPTLTHPVRRIGGREFDFSRQVAVMAIVNRTPDSFYDQGRTFGFDAAVEAALAAVADGADWVDIGGVKFAPGPPLPVDEEAERVVPVVQAVHAASDVVISVDTFHAAVARRAIAAGAAVINDTTGLSDPDLARVVADSDATLVITHSLAAPRTAHPRPQYADVVAEVVERLRDRVDLAVRLGVPADRIVLDPGHDLNKNSLHSLELTRRLGEITGLGLPTLVALSNKDFIGETLGRPKRQRLAGSLAAAVACVLQGARIVRVHEVAPTVDAMRMLEAIQGWRQPVALRHNVVDDDDG, from the coding sequence ATGACGATCGGCACGCTCAGCACCGTCGGCGCGCCGCCCGGCGGGTTCCGGCATCCGACGCTCACCCATCCCGTGCGCCGGATCGGCGGCCGCGAGTTCGACTTCTCGCGGCAGGTGGCGGTGATGGCGATCGTGAACCGCACACCGGATTCGTTCTACGACCAGGGCCGCACCTTCGGGTTTGATGCGGCGGTGGAGGCGGCACTCGCGGCGGTCGCCGACGGCGCCGACTGGGTCGACATCGGCGGGGTGAAGTTCGCGCCGGGGCCTCCGCTTCCGGTGGACGAGGAAGCCGAGCGGGTGGTTCCGGTCGTGCAGGCGGTGCACGCGGCATCCGATGTGGTGATCTCGGTCGACACCTTCCACGCCGCCGTCGCCCGGCGGGCCATTGCCGCCGGCGCCGCGGTGATCAACGACACCACCGGGTTGAGCGATCCCGACTTGGCGCGGGTGGTGGCCGACAGCGACGCCACCCTGGTGATCACCCACTCGCTGGCCGCCCCGCGCACGGCGCACCCGCGGCCGCAGTACGCCGACGTGGTGGCCGAGGTCGTCGAACGGTTGCGCGACCGGGTGGATTTGGCGGTGCGGCTCGGTGTACCGGCGGACCGGATCGTTCTCGACCCCGGGCACGATCTGAACAAGAACAGCCTGCACTCGTTGGAGCTGACCCGCCGACTCGGCGAGATCACCGGGCTCGGCCTGCCCACCCTGGTGGCGCTGTCGAACAAGGACTTCATCGGCGAGACGCTGGGTCGCCCGAAGCGGCAGCGGCTCGCCGGGTCGTTGGCCGCGGCGGTGGCCTGCGTGCTGCAGGGCGCCCGCATCGTGCGGGTGCATGAGGTGGCGCCCACCGTGGACGCGATGCGCATGCTGGAGGCGATCCAGGGCTGGCGGCAGCCGGTCGCCCTGCGACACAACGTGGTGGACGACGATGACGGATGA
- a CDS encoding NAD(P)/FAD-dependent oxidoreductase produces the protein MSTDTLVIVGGGLAGATAAQTLRADGFDGSILLFGAEPHLPYIRPPLSKEYMLGKAGRESVFVHPAAWYAEHDVDVDASTTVASIDPAEHRIRLADDRSIPYDRLLLATGATPRRVSVPGSTAHGIHYLRTVEDSERLHTALAGGGREVVLVGAGWIGLEIAAAAREFGNSVTAIGRETIPLQGPLGDELGGVFQRMHEEHGVRFRLPADLVGFSTSDDRVTGVMTDVGDLPADLVVVGIGAVPNTALAEQAGLDIRNGILVDQSLATSAPDVFAAGDVANAYHPVVKQHMRNEHWANAIASGKVAARSMRGTPAALDDIPYFYTDQYDLGMEYSGYPPLTPGARVVYRGDVAAREFIAFWLADDRVVAGMNVNVWDVNDQVQRLIATGRPVDVARLADPAVPLDELAAA, from the coding sequence ATGAGTACAGACACCTTGGTGATCGTCGGCGGCGGGTTGGCCGGGGCGACGGCGGCGCAGACGTTGCGCGCGGACGGCTTCGACGGGTCGATTCTGCTGTTCGGCGCCGAACCGCACCTGCCGTACATCCGTCCGCCGCTGTCGAAGGAGTACATGCTCGGCAAGGCCGGCCGCGAGAGCGTGTTCGTGCACCCAGCCGCCTGGTACGCCGAGCACGACGTCGACGTCGATGCGTCGACCACCGTCGCGAGCATCGACCCCGCGGAGCACCGGATCCGCCTCGCCGATGACCGAAGCATCCCGTACGACCGGTTGCTCCTGGCCACCGGGGCGACGCCCCGCCGGGTGTCGGTACCGGGTTCGACCGCGCACGGCATCCACTACCTGCGCACAGTGGAAGACAGCGAACGGCTGCACACCGCCCTGGCCGGCGGCGGCCGCGAGGTGGTGCTGGTCGGTGCCGGCTGGATCGGGCTGGAGATCGCGGCCGCCGCCCGTGAGTTCGGCAACAGTGTCACCGCGATCGGCCGCGAGACGATCCCGCTGCAGGGTCCGCTCGGCGACGAATTGGGTGGCGTGTTCCAGCGCATGCACGAGGAGCACGGCGTGCGGTTTCGGCTGCCCGCGGACCTGGTCGGGTTCAGTACGAGCGACGACCGGGTGACGGGCGTGATGACGGATGTCGGCGACCTGCCGGCCGACCTAGTGGTGGTGGGCATCGGGGCGGTGCCGAACACGGCACTGGCCGAGCAGGCGGGCCTCGACATCCGAAACGGCATCCTGGTCGACCAGAGCTTGGCGACGAGCGCCCCGGACGTGTTCGCAGCCGGCGACGTGGCCAACGCCTACCATCCGGTGGTCAAGCAGCACATGCGCAACGAACACTGGGCCAACGCCATCGCGAGCGGCAAGGTGGCCGCGCGGTCGATGCGCGGCACGCCGGCCGCGCTCGACGACATCCCGTACTTCTACACCGACCAGTACGACCTGGGGATGGAGTACTCCGGCTACCCACCGCTCACGCCGGGCGCCAGAGTGGTCTACCGCGGGGATGTCGCGGCGCGCGAGTTCATCGCGTTCTGGCTGGCGGATGACCGGGTGGTAGCAGGAATGAACGTGAACGTCTGGGATGTCAACGACCAGGTGCAGCGGCTGATCGCCACCGGCCGCCCGGTGGATGTCGCGCGGCTGGCCGACCCGGCGGTTCCCCTCGACGAGCTGGCGGCGGCATGA
- the folE gene encoding GTP cyclohydrolase I: protein MTLESATDVAAMSPAILHAVPSATSDTTLPDVDRPRAIAAATDLLAALGRDIDSEHLRETPRRVVAALLELLTPEEFSATTFPNSDGYDQLVMVTDVPFQSLCEHHLLPFRGVARIGYLPGDRLLGLSKFARVLDYFSRDLQVQERLTRQVAEWLDRELQPRGVGVVLEAEHLCMTLRGAQAAGSRTVTSAFLGELAHSGAHRAQFGSETGR, encoded by the coding sequence ATGACCTTGGAATCCGCAACCGATGTTGCCGCGATGAGCCCGGCAATTCTGCATGCGGTGCCGTCCGCGACATCCGACACCACACTGCCCGATGTGGACCGCCCACGGGCGATCGCGGCGGCCACCGACCTGCTGGCCGCGCTCGGCCGGGACATCGACAGCGAGCACCTGCGCGAGACGCCACGGCGGGTGGTCGCCGCGCTGCTTGAGCTGCTCACCCCTGAGGAGTTCAGCGCGACCACGTTCCCGAACTCCGACGGCTATGACCAGCTGGTGATGGTGACGGATGTCCCGTTCCAATCGCTCTGCGAACACCATCTGCTGCCGTTCCGCGGTGTCGCCCGCATCGGCTACCTGCCCGGTGACCGGCTGCTCGGTCTGTCGAAGTTCGCCCGCGTGCTCGACTACTTCAGCCGCGACCTGCAGGTGCAGGAACGACTGACCCGGCAGGTGGCCGAATGGCTAGACCGGGAGTTGCAGCCCCGCGGGGTCGGCGTGGTGCTCGAGGCCGAGCACCTGTGCATGACCCTGCGCGGCGCGCAGGCGGCCGGCAGCCGCACGGTGACATCGGCGTTCCTTGGGGAGTTGGCGCATTCAGGGGCGCACAGGGCTCAATTCGGATCGGAGACGGGCAGATGA
- a CDS encoding metalloregulator ArsR/SmtB family transcription factor, producing MNRRPLEDRVAAVTALDDPVRRALFALVSTSELPISRDDAASALSLARSTAAFHLDRLVEAGLLGVEFKRLGTRSGPGAGRPSKLYHRLESELAVSVPDRRYDLAAEIMASAIDESAGSGIPVTEALAVAARETGQRMGEAADSLEHVLEETGYEPHPDGAGGWDFANCPFHQLSRTHTATMCGINGRFLVGVLEGAADSGHRIEPTPPGSRCCARIASTAEIPEYIQTTSS from the coding sequence ATGAATCGCCGACCACTCGAGGACCGGGTCGCCGCCGTCACGGCACTGGATGACCCGGTGCGCCGCGCCCTGTTCGCCCTGGTGTCGACCAGCGAGCTTCCGATCAGCCGTGATGACGCGGCATCCGCTCTCAGCCTCGCGCGCAGCACGGCGGCGTTCCATCTCGACCGGCTGGTCGAGGCGGGCCTGCTCGGCGTGGAGTTCAAACGGCTCGGCACTCGGTCGGGCCCGGGCGCCGGTCGGCCCTCGAAGCTCTACCACCGCCTCGAGTCCGAGCTGGCGGTGTCGGTTCCCGACCGCCGCTACGACCTGGCCGCCGAGATCATGGCATCGGCGATCGACGAATCAGCCGGCAGCGGCATTCCCGTGACCGAGGCGCTTGCTGTTGCCGCGCGCGAAACGGGGCAGCGGATGGGCGAGGCCGCCGACTCGCTCGAGCACGTGCTCGAGGAGACCGGCTACGAGCCGCACCCGGACGGCGCGGGCGGCTGGGACTTCGCCAACTGCCCGTTCCACCAGCTGTCCCGCACGCACACCGCCACGATGTGCGGAATCAACGGCCGGTTCCTTGTCGGAGTGCTCGAGGGGGCCGCCGACAGCGGGCACCGCATCGAGCCGACGCCACCCGGATCCCGCTGCTGCGCGCGCATTGCCTCCACCGCCGAAATACCCGAATACATTCAGACAACGTCCAGCTAA
- a CDS encoding response regulator transcription factor: MSDGPKILIVDDEPNIRDLLTTSLRFAGFAVRAVGNGAQAISAVLEEEPDLIILDVMLPDINGFGVTKRLRASGYTAPILFLTAKDDTEDKITGLTVGGDDYVTKPFSLDEIVARIKAILRRTMQEDEDAIIRAGELTMDQDTHEVSIGDTQIELSPTEFKLLRYLMLNPNRVLSKAQILDHVWEYDFNGDAGIVESYISYLRRKLDQYSTEPIIQTKRGFGYMLKAGKA; this comes from the coding sequence ATGAGCGACGGCCCCAAGATCCTGATAGTTGACGACGAACCGAACATCCGCGACCTTCTCACCACGAGCCTGCGCTTTGCCGGGTTCGCGGTGCGCGCGGTCGGCAACGGCGCTCAGGCGATCTCCGCGGTGCTGGAGGAAGAGCCCGACCTGATCATCCTTGACGTGATGCTGCCCGACATCAATGGGTTCGGCGTCACCAAGCGGTTGCGGGCATCCGGCTACACCGCGCCGATCCTCTTCCTCACCGCCAAGGACGACACCGAGGACAAGATCACCGGGCTCACCGTCGGCGGCGACGACTACGTGACCAAGCCGTTCAGCCTCGACGAGATCGTCGCCCGCATCAAGGCCATCCTGCGGCGCACCATGCAGGAAGACGAAGACGCCATCATCCGCGCCGGTGAACTGACCATGGATCAGGACACTCACGAGGTCAGCATCGGCGACACCCAGATCGAACTGAGCCCCACCGAGTTCAAGCTGCTGCGCTACCTGATGCTCAACCCGAACCGGGTACTGTCGAAGGCGCAGATCCTCGACCACGTCTGGGAATACGACTTCAACGGCGACGCCGGCATCGTCGAGAGCTACATCTCCTACCTGCGGCGCAAGCTCGACCAGTACTCCACCGAGCCGATCATCCAGACCAAACGCGGCTTCGGGTACATGCTCAAGGCCGGCAAGGCATAA
- a CDS encoding cell wall metabolism sensor histidine kinase WalK codes for MHQRLSRWWSSISLRTKVTGVTVLLVTFGLLVVGTGTISVLRAYLVDEVDKKLSESVEQFRLRADFVQTEQGLDCTTTSGLTEQYYTAIVTPDGDVLCDNRADDQSAPDVAAIDLSVITAQAGRPFSLGNGEGGGGQWRVIALPITPVGESDYYPFVVGMNLNETNSIIAQFTAIFFFFGVNVVILAAALTRLMVTTTFAPLRDVEQTAARFADGDFTQRLTGAAPNTEVGRLNQSLNAMLSRIDSAFKDRAKTIDQMRRFVGDASHELRTPLVSVRGYAELYRMGALQNPDDVAQAMERIEKEAVRMGELVEDMLELARLDEARPLQLAPVDLVPIAQDAAMDTMASSPERTVSVVVYEPIIGTLEAPDAATAGSADGPPPPVPASNSPKAFAGATLARLRNLRNRPVKVIANAVSAPVATAGDTGAVVWAEENKVRQVVTNLIGNAMRFTTADSPIEIGIQVDHARGLGIISVIDHGEGIPPQIREKIFQRFWRADSSRTRDTGGSGLGLAIVSSIVANLHGAVDVVETPGGGATFRVALPLHRPEPSTAEAAAS; via the coding sequence ATGCACCAGCGACTGTCCCGGTGGTGGAGCTCGATCTCCCTCCGCACCAAGGTCACCGGCGTCACGGTGCTTCTCGTCACCTTCGGCCTTCTCGTGGTCGGCACCGGCACCATCAGCGTGCTGCGCGCCTACCTGGTCGATGAGGTCGACAAGAAACTGAGCGAGTCGGTGGAGCAGTTCCGGCTGCGCGCCGACTTCGTGCAGACCGAGCAGGGCCTCGACTGCACCACCACGTCGGGACTCACCGAGCAGTACTACACCGCCATCGTGACTCCCGACGGCGACGTGCTCTGCGACAACCGCGCCGACGATCAATCCGCCCCTGACGTCGCCGCCATCGATCTGAGCGTCATCACCGCTCAGGCCGGTCGGCCGTTCTCGCTGGGCAACGGCGAAGGAGGGGGTGGTCAATGGCGGGTCATCGCGCTGCCCATCACTCCGGTGGGCGAGTCCGACTACTACCCATTCGTCGTGGGCATGAACCTCAACGAGACCAACAGCATCATCGCCCAGTTCACCGCCATCTTCTTCTTCTTCGGAGTCAACGTGGTGATCCTCGCCGCCGCGCTCACCCGGCTGATGGTCACCACCACGTTCGCGCCGTTGCGGGATGTCGAGCAGACCGCCGCCCGGTTCGCCGACGGTGACTTCACCCAGCGGCTGACCGGCGCCGCGCCGAACACCGAAGTGGGGCGACTGAACCAGTCGCTGAACGCGATGCTGAGCCGCATCGACAGCGCCTTCAAGGACCGCGCGAAGACCATCGACCAGATGCGCCGGTTCGTCGGCGACGCCAGCCACGAACTGCGCACCCCGCTGGTGTCGGTGCGCGGCTACGCCGAGCTGTACCGGATGGGCGCGCTGCAGAATCCCGACGACGTGGCGCAGGCCATGGAACGCATCGAGAAGGAAGCGGTGCGGATGGGTGAACTGGTCGAGGACATGCTCGAGCTCGCCAGACTCGACGAGGCACGACCCCTGCAACTCGCCCCGGTCGACCTGGTGCCGATCGCCCAGGATGCGGCGATGGACACGATGGCCTCCTCCCCGGAACGCACGGTCAGCGTCGTCGTCTACGAACCGATCATCGGCACCCTTGAGGCACCGGATGCCGCGACCGCAGGTTCCGCAGACGGCCCCCCGCCGCCGGTGCCCGCCTCCAACAGCCCGAAGGCCTTCGCCGGCGCGACGCTTGCCCGGCTGCGGAACCTGCGCAACCGGCCGGTGAAGGTCATCGCCAACGCCGTGTCCGCCCCGGTCGCGACGGCCGGCGACACCGGCGCGGTCGTCTGGGCGGAGGAGAACAAGGTGCGTCAGGTGGTGACGAACCTGATCGGCAACGCCATGCGGTTCACCACCGCAGACAGCCCGATCGAGATCGGCATCCAGGTCGACCACGCCCGCGGGTTGGGCATCATCTCGGTAATCGACCACGGCGAAGGCATCCCGCCGCAGATCCGGGAGAAGATCTTCCAGCGCTTCTGGCGTGCCGACAGCTCGCGCACCCGCGACACCGGCGGCAGCGGGCTGGGCCTCGCGATCGTGTCCTCCATCGTCGCCAACCTGCACGGCGCCGTCGACGTCGTCGAGACGCCAGGTGGCGGGGCGACGTTCCGGGTGGCGCTACCACTCCACCGCCCGGAACCCTCCACAGCCGAGGCTGCGGCATCCTGA
- a CDS encoding WXG100 family type VII secretion target — protein MTRYQVDSEAVLSATGAVRTSIGRIQAEVAGLHGQLTNLQGSWTGQAATAFQAVVNEWRATEQRVEENLTALNLALGAAGQTYADIELQNARRFGL, from the coding sequence ATGACCAGATACCAGGTAGACAGCGAAGCAGTGCTCAGCGCCACCGGCGCCGTGCGCACATCGATCGGCCGCATCCAGGCGGAGGTGGCCGGGCTACACGGCCAGCTCACCAACCTGCAGGGCTCGTGGACCGGCCAGGCGGCCACCGCGTTTCAGGCGGTGGTGAATGAGTGGCGGGCCACCGAACAGCGGGTGGAGGAGAACCTGACAGCGTTGAACCTCGCGCTCGGGGCGGCGGGTCAAACCTATGCCGACATCGAGCTGCAGAACGCGCGGCGGTTCGGTCTCTGA